From the Pseudomonas baltica genome, one window contains:
- a CDS encoding aminoglycoside phosphotransferase family protein encodes MTHQSCESRLLDALSAADFPADIQIVPGTPGVASPIRLATEWAGFRVSSAKGNHYAKVLHADMAELLDIERSAQASRCAAESGATPALILVDAANGVLLFDALPAPEWRWARLDELTSAPRLQALWALKKRVHGGPVPDFERSPMAELQKLRQFCVRDGVSLPPDLTWIDTCIDLAWQALQRLPGARVPLHGDGVACNVMIGPGGALQLVDFDQGGCFDPWYDVAITLNELYPFESQWRTGITAWAGQCLEVDYARCRLYALIDDWYWTLWGLWAGTTSSRGLEFSKVGQWTLLRCRQAIQDPRFESWLRHVQGDQA; translated from the coding sequence ATGACCCATCAATCGTGCGAGTCGCGGCTGCTCGATGCACTGAGCGCAGCTGACTTTCCTGCCGATATCCAGATCGTCCCCGGTACGCCTGGGGTGGCTTCACCGATACGTCTGGCCACCGAATGGGCGGGTTTTCGGGTCAGCAGCGCCAAGGGCAACCACTACGCCAAGGTGCTGCACGCCGACATGGCCGAGCTGCTCGATATCGAGCGCAGCGCCCAGGCCAGCCGATGCGCCGCCGAAAGTGGTGCAACGCCGGCGTTGATCCTCGTCGACGCGGCCAACGGCGTGTTGCTGTTCGACGCCTTGCCCGCGCCAGAGTGGCGCTGGGCACGCCTTGATGAACTGACCTCGGCGCCGCGGCTACAGGCGCTGTGGGCCCTGAAGAAACGCGTGCATGGCGGCCCGGTGCCGGACTTCGAGCGTTCGCCGATGGCCGAGTTGCAAAAACTGCGACAGTTTTGTGTGCGTGACGGCGTATCGCTGCCGCCGGACCTGACCTGGATCGACACATGCATCGACCTCGCGTGGCAGGCGCTGCAACGCCTGCCTGGGGCGCGCGTGCCGCTGCATGGCGACGGCGTGGCCTGTAACGTGATGATCGGCCCCGGTGGCGCGTTGCAGCTCGTCGACTTCGATCAGGGGGGTTGTTTCGATCCCTGGTACGACGTGGCGATCACCCTCAACGAGCTGTATCCGTTCGAAAGCCAATGGCGTACCGGGATCACCGCCTGGGCCGGCCAGTGCCTCGAGGTGGATTACGCCCGCTGCCGCCTGTATGCCTTGATCGATGATTGGTACTGGACGTTATGGGGCCTGTGGGCCGGCACGACGTCGAGCCGCGGCCTGGAGTTTTCCAAGGTCGGACAGTGGACCTTGTTGCGCTGCCGCCAAGCCATTCAGGACCCGCGCTTCGAAAGCTGGCTGCGCCACGTTCAGGGGGATCAAGCATGA
- a CDS encoding Zn-dependent hydrolase: MSKSFTPEPLLPSAADLAAFEALFRQSSAIGATPAGGLHRLSASAEDGQVRDLFCAWLTAHGFEVRVDAVGNIFGLITFDPAAPFILCGSHLDSQPSAGRFDGIYGVLGGAVAIASLARQMRERGEAPACNLAVVNWTNEEGARFQPSLIGSSVFTGAMGLEQAWACRDGDGVTLQDALRAIGYLGDNLVDLPVAGYVEIHVEQGPELESQGLAIGVVRETWAALKNRVRFDGEQNHTGPTPMAARRDALLAAAHAITAVRAEAELHGLAMHSSVGRLEIYPNSPNVVPSKVSALIEYRSRDVALLAAAGERLQALLEAIALKTNTAFEIESSVLREPAQLHPGFAELAYRVGQELGLPIGNSITVSGHDAISLNRKYPACLVFIPSSNGVSHNEAEYTRDEDMRNGLRMLTALLYRACSATGSFS, encoded by the coding sequence ATGTCGAAATCCTTTACCCCTGAACCGCTGTTGCCGAGCGCAGCCGACCTCGCAGCATTCGAGGCGCTGTTTCGGCAGAGTTCAGCCATCGGCGCTACACCCGCCGGCGGCTTGCATCGACTCTCGGCCTCGGCCGAGGACGGTCAGGTACGTGACCTGTTCTGTGCCTGGTTGACCGCGCACGGTTTTGAAGTGCGCGTCGATGCAGTGGGTAATATTTTTGGCTTGATCACCTTCGACCCGGCGGCGCCTTTTATCCTCTGCGGCTCGCACCTGGACAGCCAGCCCAGTGCCGGACGTTTCGATGGCATCTACGGGGTGCTGGGCGGTGCAGTGGCCATCGCCAGCCTGGCGCGGCAGATGCGCGAACGCGGCGAGGCACCGGCCTGCAACCTGGCGGTGGTCAACTGGACCAATGAAGAAGGCGCTCGCTTCCAGCCCAGCCTGATCGGCAGCAGTGTGTTCACCGGCGCCATGGGCCTGGAACAAGCCTGGGCCTGCCGCGATGGTGACGGCGTGACACTGCAGGACGCCCTGCGCGCCATCGGCTATCTGGGCGACAACCTGGTCGACCTGCCCGTGGCCGGTTACGTCGAGATCCATGTCGAGCAAGGCCCCGAGCTTGAAAGCCAGGGCCTGGCTATCGGTGTGGTGCGCGAAACCTGGGCGGCATTGAAGAACCGCGTGCGCTTCGACGGCGAACAGAACCACACGGGCCCGACCCCGATGGCGGCCCGTCGCGATGCCCTGCTGGCCGCCGCCCACGCCATCACTGCCGTACGCGCCGAAGCCGAGCTGCATGGCCTGGCGATGCACAGCTCGGTCGGGCGCCTGGAAATCTATCCGAATTCGCCCAATGTGGTGCCCTCGAAGGTGTCGGCGCTGATCGAGTACCGCTCGCGGGACGTCGCCCTGCTGGCCGCTGCGGGTGAACGCCTGCAGGCTTTGCTGGAAGCCATCGCGCTCAAGACCAACACCGCCTTCGAAATCGAAAGCAGCGTGCTGCGTGAACCGGCACAACTGCACCCTGGCTTCGCCGAACTGGCCTATCGCGTCGGTCAGGAACTCGGCCTGCCGATCGGCAACAGCATCACCGTTTCCGGCCACGATGCCATCAGCCTGAACCGCAAATACCCCGCTTGCCTGGTGTTCATCCCCAGCAGCAACGGCGTGTCCCATAACGAAGCGGAGTACACCCGTGACGAGGATATGCGCAACGGCCTGCGTATGCTGACGGCGCTGCTGTACCGTGCCTGCTCTGCAACCGGATCATTCAGCTGA
- a CDS encoding DeoR/GlpR family DNA-binding transcription regulator — translation MLNQPRLDEIMRLLAQHQRVKASDLAQSMFVSEETIRRDFKYLEEAGKLRRIHGGAILPRPNEEQPLQVRTRIKTQAKAKLATRAVQLVSEGMAIFLDTGTSTLALAQQLTRFSQLKIITNSLDIAQLITQHSDNAVLVAPGDVRRNDNALIGAHTLEFARQFHYDIAFMGIGAVDLTLGFMDYEEPEALLRRTLAKHCLRSVVLADDAKFGHRTFINTLPFAAITTVVTNRPLSDDFAARLEQDNVEILYP, via the coding sequence ATGCTCAATCAGCCTCGCCTGGACGAAATCATGCGCCTGCTGGCGCAGCACCAACGCGTCAAAGCGTCGGACCTCGCTCAATCGATGTTCGTCTCCGAAGAGACCATCCGCCGGGACTTCAAGTATCTCGAGGAAGCCGGCAAGTTGCGGCGTATTCATGGCGGCGCCATCTTGCCGCGGCCCAATGAAGAACAGCCTCTGCAAGTGCGCACCCGCATCAAGACCCAGGCCAAGGCCAAGCTGGCCACGCGCGCCGTACAACTGGTCAGCGAAGGCATGGCGATCTTCCTCGACACCGGCACCTCGACCCTGGCCCTGGCGCAACAACTGACCCGCTTCAGCCAGTTGAAAATCATCACCAACTCGCTGGATATCGCCCAACTGATCACGCAGCACAGCGATAACGCGGTGCTGGTGGCCCCCGGGGATGTGCGTCGCAACGACAACGCCCTGATCGGCGCCCACACCCTGGAATTCGCCCGTCAGTTTCACTACGACATCGCCTTCATGGGAATTGGCGCGGTGGACCTGACACTCGGCTTCATGGATTACGAAGAGCCCGAAGCACTGCTGCGTCGCACCCTGGCCAAGCACTGCCTGCGCAGTGTGGTGCTGGCTGACGACGCCAAGTTCGGGCATCGGACCTTCATCAATACGCTGCCGTTTGCAGCGATTACGACCGTGGTCACCAATCGCCCGTTGTCGGACGATTTTGCGGCCCGCCTGGAGCAAGATAATGTCGAAATCCTTTACCCCTGA
- a CDS encoding amidase yields MNTDQHPSSMPSVIEAAARIREGRLTPVQLVESSLLAIETHNPTLNAFGDVYADAALEQARVMTAEALAGHSRGPLHGVPFGIKDLFSTAGLRTTKGSLTGLDNVPVQDAPIIRRLKDAGAIILGKTATTEFGWTGASTSRVFGNGRNPWDPQLTSGGSSSGSAIAVTARMVPATLGSDGGGSVRIPGAFCGAFALKGSLGRIPTWPWSATEMLSHAGPITRTVRDSALLFDILSGPDPLDHQALPAPTESYLARCEQPLRPLRIAYCPTLFETPVDPVIASAVEAAVQQIAQALPVTITTRTLDWQDPLATFETLWVGGRGIAYGKALVNQMDQLDPGFAELIRRSADYDLAGYLNAVQQRAAFANQVHALFNTFDLLLLPTLPILPFAADDVAPAGHAGQDGAVPWACWTPFTYPFNITGNPAASVPCGFSPSGLPIGLQVVGRRFTDADVLQFCAAFEAIAPWDQHLPPVLTR; encoded by the coding sequence ATGAATACGGATCAACACCCCTCATCCATGCCCAGCGTCATCGAAGCAGCCGCGCGCATTCGTGAGGGTCGGCTGACGCCCGTGCAGTTGGTCGAATCCAGTCTTCTGGCGATAGAAACCCACAATCCCACACTTAATGCCTTTGGCGACGTGTATGCCGACGCTGCCTTGGAGCAGGCCCGGGTCATGACCGCCGAAGCCCTTGCCGGCCATTCTCGCGGCCCGCTGCATGGCGTGCCCTTCGGCATCAAGGATCTGTTTTCCACCGCCGGATTGCGCACCACCAAGGGTTCGCTGACCGGCCTCGACAATGTGCCCGTGCAGGATGCGCCGATCATCCGGCGCCTCAAGGACGCCGGCGCGATCATCCTTGGCAAAACCGCCACTACCGAATTTGGCTGGACCGGCGCAAGCACCTCGCGGGTGTTCGGCAATGGTCGCAACCCGTGGGATCCACAACTCACCAGCGGCGGTTCAAGTTCCGGTTCGGCCATTGCCGTGACGGCGCGCATGGTGCCGGCGACACTGGGTTCGGATGGCGGCGGTTCGGTACGGATTCCCGGCGCCTTCTGCGGCGCCTTTGCACTAAAAGGCTCGTTGGGGCGGATTCCGACCTGGCCTTGGTCGGCCACCGAGATGCTCAGCCACGCGGGCCCCATCACCCGCACGGTGCGGGACAGCGCCTTGCTGTTCGATATTCTGTCCGGCCCCGACCCACTGGATCACCAGGCCCTGCCAGCCCCCACCGAATCCTATCTGGCGCGCTGCGAACAACCGTTACGGCCACTGCGCATCGCCTACTGCCCGACCTTGTTCGAGACGCCGGTCGACCCAGTGATCGCCTCGGCAGTCGAAGCCGCCGTGCAACAGATAGCGCAGGCGTTGCCCGTGACCATCACCACGCGCACCCTGGACTGGCAAGACCCGCTGGCCACCTTCGAAACCCTCTGGGTGGGCGGGCGTGGCATCGCCTATGGCAAAGCGCTGGTCAACCAGATGGATCAACTCGACCCAGGCTTCGCCGAGTTGATCAGACGCTCGGCCGATTACGACCTGGCCGGCTACCTCAACGCCGTGCAACAGCGCGCCGCCTTCGCCAATCAGGTCCACGCGCTGTTCAACACGTTCGACCTGCTGTTGCTGCCGACCCTGCCGATCCTGCCGTTCGCCGCCGATGACGTGGCCCCGGCGGGCCATGCCGGCCAGGACGGCGCGGTGCCATGGGCATGCTGGACGCCCTTTACCTACCCTTTCAACATCACCGGCAACCCGGCAGCCAGCGTGCCCTGCGGCTTCAGCCCGAGCGGCTTGCCCATCGGCCTGCAAGTGGTCGGCCGCCGTTTTACCGATGCCGATGTGCTGCAATTTTGCGCCGCCTTTGAAGCCATTGCCCCCTGGGATCAGCATTTGCCTCCGGTGCTGACCCGGTAA
- a CDS encoding phosphate/phosphite/phosphonate ABC transporter substrate-binding protein, whose amino-acid sequence MSNWKVSLPMYRITTPLHEANSAFLEAFSTTLQGLGWNEPITLIEPDFNHIDEHWLDPHLLLSQTCGYPLMTRLQGKVSLLALPCYRAEGFNDGEYSSRLIVAEHSPFKTLADLRGSVAVINGEDSHSGMNALRHAVAPLAENGDFFREIVVSGGHVNSVEFVRDGRADIAAIDPVTWAHLADEHPERLTQIRTLGWTASAPGLPLIGSLSLSTEQIVLIRAALATTLQSSPQFSHVLRIKDFADAQWPSYQRIIEMQRHVTGLRG is encoded by the coding sequence ATGAGCAACTGGAAAGTTTCGCTGCCCATGTACAGGATCACGACGCCTTTGCACGAGGCAAACAGCGCCTTTCTCGAAGCTTTTTCAACGACACTCCAGGGACTGGGCTGGAACGAACCCATCACCCTCATCGAGCCCGATTTCAACCACATCGATGAGCATTGGCTGGACCCGCATCTGCTGTTGTCGCAAACCTGCGGCTATCCGCTGATGACACGCTTGCAGGGCAAGGTCAGCTTGCTGGCGCTGCCTTGCTACCGGGCCGAAGGCTTCAACGATGGCGAGTACAGCAGCCGGCTGATCGTCGCCGAACACAGCCCCTTCAAGACACTGGCCGACCTGCGTGGGAGCGTCGCGGTGATCAACGGCGAGGACTCCCACAGCGGCATGAACGCCTTGCGCCACGCCGTGGCGCCTTTGGCAGAAAACGGCGATTTCTTTCGGGAAATAGTGGTCTCAGGTGGGCACGTGAACAGCGTCGAGTTCGTGCGCGACGGCCGGGCCGATATCGCCGCGATAGACCCAGTGACCTGGGCGCATCTGGCTGACGAACATCCCGAGCGGCTCACACAGATCCGCACCCTCGGCTGGACGGCGTCGGCACCGGGATTGCCACTGATCGGCTCCCTCTCCTTGAGCACCGAACAGATCGTGCTGATCCGGGCGGCGCTGGCCACGACCCTGCAGAGCTCACCGCAGTTCTCCCACGTACTTCGCATCAAGGACTTCGCCGACGCGCAATGGCCGAGCTACCAGCGGATCATTGAGATGCAACGCCACGTCACTGGCCTGAGAGGCTGA
- a CDS encoding fatty acid desaturase, with protein MINNHRPAHPSRLYPGEWPTWIVVIAVYSGWTGILLAYRAQLLNLPITTVLLAVWVAWFMSLQHELIHGHPTRQAWLNALFGYAPLSVWYPYALYRDSHLLHHTDSSLTLPDIDPESTYISQAHWAQAGPFKRRLLRIRKTFLGRLLLGPPWGVLALLISESQAIIGGNWRRAPMWLGHGLLCVAMLYAIQRFAGIPAWYYLLAVTWPALALASVRSFYEHRAQPMVPERTVINEGGWFTRLLFLNNNLHAVHHARPDVPWYSLPAFYRAQRDTFLSANGNFHVPGGYLQLLRQYAVRPVDDPAHPAMEQRPVEAAA; from the coding sequence ATGATCAATAACCACCGCCCCGCCCATCCCTCGCGCCTGTACCCCGGTGAATGGCCGACCTGGATCGTCGTCATCGCCGTCTACAGCGGCTGGACTGGCATCCTCCTGGCCTACCGCGCGCAGCTGTTGAACCTGCCGATCACCACCGTGCTGCTGGCCGTCTGGGTGGCGTGGTTCATGTCCCTGCAGCACGAGTTGATTCACGGCCACCCGACTCGCCAGGCATGGCTGAACGCGCTGTTCGGCTACGCGCCGCTGTCGGTGTGGTATCCGTACGCGCTGTACCGCGACTCGCACCTGCTGCACCACACCGATAGCAGCCTGACCCTGCCGGATATCGATCCGGAGAGTACCTATATTTCCCAGGCTCACTGGGCCCAGGCCGGGCCGTTCAAGCGCCGCCTGCTGCGCATTCGCAAGACCTTCCTCGGCCGCCTGCTGCTCGGCCCGCCGTGGGGCGTACTGGCGCTGCTGATCAGCGAATCACAGGCCATCATCGGCGGCAACTGGCGCCGCGCGCCCATGTGGTTGGGCCACGGATTGCTCTGCGTGGCCATGCTTTATGCCATCCAACGCTTCGCCGGCATCCCGGCCTGGTACTACCTGCTGGCGGTGACCTGGCCCGCGCTGGCGCTGGCTTCGGTGCGCTCGTTCTACGAACACCGAGCCCAACCCATGGTGCCCGAGCGCACGGTGATCAACGAGGGCGGCTGGTTCACCCGCCTGCTGTTCCTCAACAATAACTTGCATGCCGTGCACCACGCCCGCCCGGACGTGCCCTGGTATTCACTGCCGGCGTTTTATCGCGCGCAACGCGACACCTTCCTCAGCGCCAACGGCAACTTCCATGTGCCGGGCGGGTATCTGCAGTTGCTGCGCCAGTACGCGGTGCGTCCGGTGGATGACCCCGCGCACCCGGCGATGGAACAGCGCCCCGTAGAAGCAGCCGCCTGA
- a CDS encoding NCS1 family nucleobase:cation symporter-1 translates to MNPQLPKGYSPRLYNEDLGPVQQDWNWYNIFAFWMSDVHSVGGYVFAASLFALGLASWQVLIALIAGICIIQVVANLLAKPSQQAAVPYPVICRLTFGVLGANIPAVIRGLIAVAWYGVQTYLASSALIIVVLRFFPSMQQYAEVSFAGLSYLGWMGFLVLWVVQAAVFWTGMNSIRRFIDWAGPVVYAVMFLLAGWIVWKAGWSHISFTLSEKSLGGWEAFGQVIMATALVVSYFSGPTLNFGDFSRYARSMADVKRGNFWGLPVNFLAFSLVTVVIVSGTLPVFGEMLHDPIATVARIDNSVAVLLGAFAFVTATIGINIVANFVSPAFDFANCAPSKISWRAGGMIAAVASIFITPWNLFNNPEVIHYTLDVLAAFIGPLFGILLVDYYVVKKQQIDVDALFDDSPTGRYWYTQGFNPTAIKALIAATVIGIVFTFIPWFKPVANFAWFTGCFLGGAFYWVLARREVKPVAAPAMA, encoded by the coding sequence ATGAATCCACAGCTTCCCAAGGGCTACAGCCCGCGCTTGTACAACGAAGACCTCGGCCCGGTGCAGCAGGACTGGAACTGGTACAACATCTTCGCCTTCTGGATGAGTGACGTGCACAGCGTCGGCGGTTACGTATTCGCCGCCAGCCTGTTCGCCCTCGGCCTCGCCAGCTGGCAGGTACTGATCGCCCTGATCGCCGGCATCTGCATCATCCAGGTGGTCGCCAATCTGCTGGCCAAACCCAGCCAACAGGCTGCGGTGCCGTATCCGGTGATCTGCCGCCTTACGTTCGGCGTGCTCGGCGCCAATATCCCTGCGGTGATTCGCGGGCTGATCGCCGTGGCCTGGTACGGTGTGCAAACGTACCTGGCGTCCAGCGCGCTGATCATCGTGGTGCTGCGCTTCTTCCCTTCGATGCAGCAGTACGCCGAGGTGTCCTTTGCCGGGCTGTCGTACCTGGGCTGGATGGGCTTTCTGGTGCTCTGGGTGGTGCAGGCAGCGGTGTTCTGGACTGGGATGAACTCGATCCGCCGCTTTATCGACTGGGCTGGCCCGGTGGTCTACGCGGTCATGTTTCTGCTGGCGGGCTGGATCGTCTGGAAGGCCGGCTGGAGCCACATCAGCTTCACCCTCTCGGAAAAATCCCTGGGCGGTTGGGAAGCCTTCGGCCAAGTCATCATGGCTACCGCCCTGGTGGTCTCCTACTTCTCGGGCCCGACCCTCAACTTCGGCGACTTCAGCCGCTATGCCCGCAGCATGGCCGACGTCAAGCGCGGCAACTTCTGGGGCTTACCGGTGAACTTTTTGGCGTTCTCCCTGGTGACCGTAGTGATCGTCTCGGGCACCCTGCCGGTGTTCGGCGAAATGCTCCACGACCCTATCGCCACCGTCGCCCGGATCGATAACAGCGTCGCGGTGCTGCTCGGCGCCTTTGCTTTCGTCACCGCCACCATCGGCATCAACATCGTCGCCAACTTCGTCTCCCCGGCCTTCGACTTTGCCAACTGCGCGCCGAGCAAGATCAGCTGGCGCGCCGGCGGGATGATCGCGGCGGTGGCCTCGATCTTCATCACGCCCTGGAATCTGTTCAACAACCCCGAGGTGATCCACTACACCCTGGACGTGCTGGCGGCCTTTATCGGCCCGCTGTTCGGGATTCTGCTGGTGGACTATTACGTGGTGAAAAAACAGCAGATCGATGTGGATGCGCTGTTCGATGATTCGCCGACCGGGCGGTATTGGTACACCCAAGGCTTCAACCCGACGGCGATCAAGGCGCTGATCGCGGCGACGGTGATCGGGATTGTGTTTACGTTTATTCCGTGGTTCAAGCCGGTTGCCAATTTTGCCTGGTTTACCGGGTGCTTTTTGGGTGGGGCATTTTATTGGGTGTTGGCGCGTCGAGAGGTGAAGCCGGTAGCAGCGCCGGCCATGGCCTAG